A window of Gemmatimonadaceae bacterium genomic DNA:
CAGGGATCGACCTCGCGCTGCTCGTCGTCGCGGCCGACGAAGGGGTCATGCCGCAAACGCGCGAGCATCTCGCGATTCTTCAACTCCTGGGCGTGCGGCGCGGCGTCATCGCACTGACGAAGCGCGACCTCGTCGATGACGAATGGTTGGCGCTCGTGGAAGACGAGGTGCGCAGCGCGAGCGCGCAGGCGCTGCCCGGTGCGGCGATCGTCGCGACGTCGGCGACGACCGGCGAGGGAATCGATGCACTGCGCGCGGAGCTTGCGCGGCTGGCGGGTTCGCTCGTTCCGCGCGACGACAGCGATCTCTTTCGCCTCCCGATCGATCGGGCCTTCACGATCAAAGGCACGGGCACGGTCGTCACGGGCACGGTCTGGTCGGGCCGTCTGTCGCGAGACGAAACGGTTCGCATTCTTCCCGGCAACAAGACGGCGCGCGTGCGCGGCGTTCAGGGACATGGCGCACAACTCGAGCGCGCGCTTCCCGGGTCGCGCTCGGCGATCGCGCTTGCCGGCGTGGACGTCGAGGACGTGCCGCGCGGCTCGACGCTCGTGTGCGACGCTGACTGGCATGCCACGCAGCATGCGCGCGCGGACGTCACGCTCGTTCCCGATGCCGACATCGAGCTGCGTCCGCGTGCCTGGCTGCGTGTGCACGTCGGCACGTCCGAGGTCGGCGCGCGCATCGTCACGCGCGCCGCAAGCGGTGGGACCTTCGCCGCGCGCATCATCTTCGATCAAGCGGTGGTCCTGCGCGCCGGCGACCGGTTCGTCGTGAGGACGAGTGCGCCGCTGAACACGATCGCCGGCGGCGTGATCACGGACCCATACGCGCTGAAACGCGCGAAGCTGTGGCCTGTCGGGCTTGGCGTTGCCGATCGCCTGGCGCGTCTGGTGTCGGAAGCGGGTGGGCAGGGCGTACCGTTCGCGAGCATTCCGGTACGCGCCGGCGTGTCGCCGGTTGCGGCGCGCGCGCTCGTCGCCGAGCCGGCTGTGGGCGCAGAGCTGGTGGCTGGAAAGCTCGTGGTCTCGCGCGAACTTCTGCAGGCGCTCGACGCTGCTGCTCAGGCTGCGGTGGCGGAGTATCAGCGCATGCATCCGCTCGAAGGCGGCGCGCCGGCGCAGGTGTTACGGACGGGGTTGGCGGCAGCGCCGGACATTGCGGACTGGGTGATCCAGCAGGGTCTGGCATCCGGGCGTCTGAAGAGCACGAGCGGGCTGATTCATGAACCAAATTGGTCCCCAACATTATCCGGCTCAAACGAATTGCTCGCCGGGCGTGTTTTGAGCGAACTCGACTCGGCAGCGATCGAACCGCCGTCGGTCCAGGAATTGAGTGGTACGATCGGGGAGGATGTGACGGCGATTCTTCGCTATCTGGAGCGCCAGGGCGAGGTCGTGCAAGTCGAGGCGGAGCGGTACTATAGGGTGCAACACTTGAAGTCGCTTATCGATCGGTTGCGGGCGGCGATGGCGGGCGGGGTCGAGGCGTCGCCGTCGGAGATCCGTGAGGCTCTGGGGGTTTCGCGGAAGTATTTGGTGCCGTTGTTGGAGTATTGTGACCGGGTGGGGTATACAAACCGGCATGCAAACGGTCGAGTCTGGGTAGGCACGTAAATTCCATTGGGACAAGGGTATTCTACGCCACGGCTCGCTTGACACACCCTTGTCCGAACCGTACCTTCGAGGCACGTGGCAGTATCTCGTTCACCCATTCAGGAGCTCTTGTAACGGTCCTGTTTCGTTAGCGCGGAGACAACATGTTTCACCGCTGGGCAGCACTAGTGCTCGTGCTCGCCCTTTGTGCGATGTCGCCAAAGAATGCGGCGGGACAGACTACATCGTCCCGAGGGCACGGTGCGCAGGGCAAAGTCGGATCCAACTATCCGAATCCCTTCAATCCGGACACACGAATCAACTTCAGTGTAGGCGCGGACGATTGCACGCCA
This region includes:
- a CDS encoding SelB C-terminal domain-containing protein, with product GIDLALLVVAADEGVMPQTREHLAILQLLGVRRGVIALTKRDLVDDEWLALVEDEVRSASAQALPGAAIVATSATTGEGIDALRAELARLAGSLVPRDDSDLFRLPIDRAFTIKGTGTVVTGTVWSGRLSRDETVRILPGNKTARVRGVQGHGAQLERALPGSRSAIALAGVDVEDVPRGSTLVCDADWHATQHARADVTLVPDADIELRPRAWLRVHVGTSEVGARIVTRAASGGTFAARIIFDQAVVLRAGDRFVVRTSAPLNTIAGGVITDPYALKRAKLWPVGLGVADRLARLVSEAGGQGVPFASIPVRAGVSPVAARALVAEPAVGAELVAGKLVVSRELLQALDAAAQAAVAEYQRMHPLEGGAPAQVLRTGLAAAPDIADWVIQQGLASGRLKSTSGLIHEPNWSPTLSGSNELLAGRVLSELDSAAIEPPSVQELSGTIGEDVTAILRYLERQGEVVQVEAERYYRVQHLKSLIDRLRAAMAGGVEASPSEIREALGVSRKYLVPLLEYCDRVGYTNRHANGRVWVGT